The Opitutus sp. ER46 genome has a window encoding:
- a CDS encoding HlyD family secretion protein: protein MPTPPPPIPVSRRQRWREFRHRVLPFLLFAGSLALVTVLWRRSVAPPMFVATAEADQTEVRSVAGGWLSSLDVEVLQPVEAGAVLGHVVTTDPRVLEASLGVARAELQLLTASLEPALNQQRIAVDRDRLNLEWMQQRVELASLRVRVTQAASDLARSAKLHAQHMVTDQEHELARTTHDELTAQLHETMALVAKLAPKFDATAPEAIPTPSVQGTLSAALRLEEEKVRLIEAQLSPQPLRAPRGGVVSAVFRRAGEGIVSGESIVRITGTRPLRLVGYLRQPLPLEPRPGMLVEVRSRQFQRRVAQAKIVQVGTAMEFLPAPVLAAMRIPVTAEPSELGLRIHLSPVEELGLRPGEIADGIIVK from the coding sequence ATGCCGACGCCGCCGCCCCCCATTCCCGTTTCGCGCCGCCAGCGCTGGCGCGAGTTCAGGCACCGCGTGCTGCCATTCCTGCTTTTTGCCGGCAGCCTGGCCCTGGTGACCGTGCTCTGGCGCCGTTCGGTGGCCCCACCCATGTTCGTCGCCACCGCCGAGGCCGACCAGACCGAGGTGCGCTCCGTGGCCGGCGGCTGGCTCTCGAGTCTCGACGTGGAGGTCCTGCAGCCCGTCGAAGCGGGCGCGGTGCTGGGCCACGTCGTCACGACGGATCCGCGGGTCCTGGAGGCCTCGCTCGGCGTCGCCCGCGCCGAGCTGCAGTTGCTGACCGCGAGCCTGGAGCCGGCGCTGAACCAGCAGCGGATCGCGGTCGATCGCGACCGGTTGAACCTCGAGTGGATGCAACAGCGCGTCGAACTCGCGTCGCTCCGCGTGCGCGTGACGCAGGCGGCGAGCGATCTCGCCCGGTCCGCCAAGCTGCACGCGCAGCACATGGTGACGGACCAGGAGCACGAACTCGCCCGCACGACGCACGACGAGCTCACCGCCCAGTTGCACGAGACCATGGCGCTGGTGGCGAAGCTGGCGCCGAAGTTCGATGCCACCGCGCCCGAAGCGATCCCGACGCCATCGGTGCAAGGCACGCTCTCGGCGGCGCTCCGGCTGGAAGAGGAGAAAGTCCGGCTGATCGAGGCGCAGCTCAGTCCCCAACCGCTGCGCGCGCCGCGCGGCGGCGTGGTCTCGGCGGTGTTTCGCCGCGCCGGCGAAGGAATCGTGAGCGGCGAATCGATCGTGCGCATCACGGGGACCCGTCCGCTGCGGCTCGTGGGCTACCTGCGCCAGCCGCTGCCGCTCGAGCCGCGGCCCGGCATGCTCGTCGAGGTGCGTTCGCGGCAGTTCCAGCGCCGCGTCGCCCAGGCGAAAATCGTGCAGGTCGGCACCGCCATGGAATTCCTGCCCGCGCCCGTGCTCGCCGCGATGCGCATCCCCGTCACCGCCGAGCCATCGGAGCTCGGGCTCCGCATTCATCTTTCGCCCGTGGAGGAACTCGGGCTGCGTCCCGGCGAAATCGCTGACGGCATCATTGTGAAGTAA
- a CDS encoding polyphosphate polymerase domain-containing protein: MRPDLLQQRRFELKYRVKESTAAAIRAHVRSHLVPDEYAAGQPDHAYAVHSLYLDSADLRLYHATLNGDRNRYKLRLRYYDDAANAPVFFEIKRREDHCIHKQRAAVRRSALHALLAGRWPGPADLFGSSPRQLLDLQEFSRLLQHVRARPQARVIYRREAWMSPWDNSARVTFDRDVRSLPHRTEELTLEDRGAVRPFGEEVIFEIKYTDRMPAWAAELVHVFELVQSGAAKYVEGLHSSGATRPPSPVAGHSATDSRQFWAADRASVPV, translated from the coding sequence ATGCGCCCCGACCTGCTGCAGCAACGACGCTTTGAGCTGAAGTACCGCGTGAAAGAGTCCACCGCGGCGGCCATTCGCGCGCACGTCCGGAGTCACCTCGTGCCCGACGAGTACGCGGCGGGCCAGCCGGACCACGCCTACGCCGTCCACAGCCTGTACCTCGATTCCGCGGACCTGCGGCTGTATCACGCGACGCTCAACGGCGACCGAAACCGCTACAAGCTGCGGTTGCGGTACTACGACGACGCGGCGAATGCCCCGGTGTTCTTCGAGATCAAGCGCCGCGAGGACCACTGCATCCACAAGCAGCGGGCGGCGGTGCGGCGCTCCGCGCTGCACGCGCTGCTCGCCGGACGCTGGCCGGGGCCGGCCGATCTCTTCGGCAGCAGCCCGCGGCAATTGCTCGACCTCCAGGAGTTCAGCCGGCTCCTCCAGCACGTGCGCGCCCGGCCGCAGGCGCGCGTCATCTACCGGCGGGAAGCGTGGATGTCGCCGTGGGACAACTCCGCGCGCGTCACCTTCGATCGCGACGTGCGCAGCCTCCCGCACCGCACGGAGGAGCTGACGCTCGAAGACCGCGGCGCCGTGCGACCCTTCGGCGAGGAGGTGATCTTCGAGATCAAGTACACCGACCGCATGCCGGCCTGGGCGGCGGAACTGGTCCACGTCTTCGAATTGGTGCAGAGCGGTGCGGCCAAGTACGTCGAGGGGCTCCATTCCTCCGGAGCGACACGGCCGCCCTCCCCGGTCGCCGGGCACAGCGCGACCGACAGCCGCCAGTTCTGGGCGGCCGACCGCGCGAGCGTGCCGGTCTGA
- a CDS encoding ABC transporter ATP-binding protein encodes MQPVIEITDLHRIYQTGGAPVHAVRGVSLRVMPGEFVAVMGASGSGKSTLMNTLGCLDRPTRGSYRVDGTDVSALDSDALAAIRNRKIGFVFQGFNLLARTTALENVELPMLYAHPPLPSGELRARALHALAQVGLSDRADHVPSQLSGGQQQRVAIARALVLGPSLLLADEPTGNLDTRTSIEIMGVFQQLNAAGMTVVMVTHELDVARFARRMIVMRDGRVRRDEPIAARAAAATELARVAAEEQAAELIP; translated from the coding sequence ATGCAACCGGTCATCGAGATCACCGACCTGCACCGCATCTACCAGACGGGGGGTGCGCCCGTGCATGCGGTGCGCGGCGTGTCGCTGCGCGTGATGCCGGGCGAGTTCGTCGCGGTGATGGGCGCGAGCGGCTCGGGCAAGTCGACGCTGATGAACACGCTTGGCTGTCTCGACCGCCCGACGCGCGGCTCGTACCGGGTCGACGGGACGGATGTGTCGGCGCTGGACAGCGACGCGCTCGCCGCCATCCGCAACCGCAAGATCGGTTTCGTCTTCCAGGGCTTCAACCTCCTGGCCCGCACCACCGCGCTCGAAAACGTCGAGCTGCCGATGCTCTACGCGCACCCGCCGCTGCCGAGCGGCGAACTGCGGGCGCGGGCCTTGCACGCGCTCGCCCAGGTGGGGCTCAGCGACCGCGCCGACCACGTGCCGAGCCAGCTCTCGGGCGGGCAGCAGCAGCGCGTCGCAATCGCGCGGGCCCTCGTGCTCGGACCTTCGCTCCTGCTCGCCGACGAGCCGACGGGAAACCTGGATACGCGCACCAGCATCGAGATCATGGGCGTGTTCCAGCAGCTCAACGCCGCGGGCATGACCGTCGTGATGGTCACGCACGAGCTGGACGTCGCCCGCTTCGCCCGCCGCATGATCGTCATGCGCGACGGCCGCGTGCGGCGGGACGAGCCGATTGCCGCGCGCGCGGCGGCGGCGACCGAGCTGGCCCGCGTCGCGGCGGAGGAACAGGCCGCGGAACTCATCCCATGA
- a CDS encoding ABC transporter permease: protein MKRLLAILRVALRALRRNVLRTFLTMLGIIIGVAAVIGMVSIGTGARVQVEQQIAALGQNVIMVMAGNMSRGGMFSGMGGAPTLTLEDAFALRNEVDGVATMSPEVRGNVQVVAGNLNWNVQVMGVSHEYLDLRAWPLSEGDFFTEQDIRASTRTCVLGQTTAKKLFEDASPIGAAVRVKGIPFTVVAVLAPKGSNMMGQDQDDVVFVPYSTAMRRLFGQNFLRAINLGAASPDRIKDVTTQVAELLRQRHRIQPGRDDDFMVRTQQEITEFATSTAKTMTGLLGAIAGVSLLVGGIGIMNIMLVSVTERTREIGIRLAVGARRRDILRQFLTEAVVLSIAGGLVGIATGVGVSMALAAQFNWPTLTPTYAVAGAFLFSAMVGVFFGYYPARKAAQLDPIEALRYE, encoded by the coding sequence ATGAAACGTCTGCTCGCCATTCTGCGCGTCGCCCTCCGGGCGCTCCGACGCAACGTCCTGCGCACCTTCCTCACGATGCTGGGCATCATCATCGGCGTGGCCGCGGTGATCGGCATGGTGAGCATCGGCACCGGCGCGCGCGTGCAGGTCGAGCAGCAGATCGCCGCGCTGGGGCAGAACGTGATCATGGTCATGGCCGGCAACATGAGCCGCGGCGGGATGTTCTCGGGCATGGGCGGCGCGCCGACGCTGACGCTCGAGGACGCGTTCGCGTTGCGGAACGAAGTCGACGGCGTCGCCACGATGAGCCCCGAGGTGCGCGGCAATGTGCAGGTCGTGGCCGGCAATCTGAACTGGAACGTGCAGGTGATGGGCGTGAGCCACGAGTACCTCGACCTGCGCGCCTGGCCGCTGAGTGAGGGCGACTTTTTCACCGAGCAGGACATCCGCGCGAGCACCCGTACCTGCGTGCTCGGCCAGACCACGGCGAAGAAGCTCTTCGAGGACGCCAGTCCGATCGGCGCCGCGGTGCGCGTGAAGGGGATCCCGTTCACCGTCGTGGCGGTGCTCGCGCCGAAAGGCTCGAACATGATGGGCCAGGACCAGGATGACGTCGTGTTTGTCCCTTACTCCACCGCGATGCGCCGGCTCTTCGGGCAGAATTTCCTGCGCGCGATCAACCTGGGCGCGGCGAGTCCCGATCGGATCAAGGACGTCACGACGCAGGTGGCCGAACTGCTGCGGCAGCGGCATCGCATCCAACCCGGGCGCGACGACGATTTCATGGTGCGCACGCAGCAGGAGATCACAGAGTTCGCGACCTCGACGGCGAAGACGATGACCGGGCTGCTGGGCGCGATCGCCGGTGTGTCGCTGCTCGTCGGCGGCATCGGCATCATGAACATCATGCTGGTGTCAGTCACGGAGCGCACGCGGGAGATCGGCATCCGGCTGGCGGTGGGCGCGCGGCGACGCGACATCCTGCGGCAGTTTCTGACCGAGGCGGTGGTCTTGAGCATCGCCGGCGGGCTGGTCGGGATCGCGACCGGCGTGGGCGTTTCGATGGCGCTCGCGGCGCAGTTCAACTGGCCGACGCTGACGCCGACGTACGCGGTCGCGGGAGCGTTCCTCTTCAGCGCGATGGTCGGCGTGTTCTTCGGCTACTACCCGGCGAGGAAAGCCGCGCAGCTCGATCCCATCGAAGCACTGCGGTACGAATAG
- a CDS encoding DUF4956 domain-containing protein produces the protein MLDFFVRGDYGATPASFETVLLALLLAFLLGLVMAWAYMTCHSGGSYSRAYVVSLVLMPVIVALVLSVLSNNLVTAFGLMAVFAIVRFRNILRDTLDTAYILAAIVVGMACGSQKYATAVVGCGVILLVVIALALTQFGRRSHYDLVLNLHWASPVARLGELQALLDRHAWRAVCAHHQPTPDGSGIDLSYRLLLRDPDRREELLRELGALAGVSCLASITAHDDSEI, from the coding sequence ATGCTCGATTTCTTCGTCCGAGGTGACTACGGCGCCACGCCCGCCAGCTTCGAAACGGTGCTGCTGGCGCTGCTGCTGGCCTTCCTCCTCGGCCTGGTGATGGCCTGGGCCTACATGACCTGCCACAGCGGTGGTTCGTACTCCCGCGCGTACGTCGTCTCCCTCGTGCTCATGCCCGTGATCGTGGCGCTGGTGCTGTCGGTGCTGAGCAACAACCTCGTCACTGCGTTCGGGCTGATGGCGGTCTTCGCGATCGTCCGTTTCCGCAACATCCTCCGCGACACGCTGGACACCGCCTACATCCTGGCGGCAATCGTCGTCGGCATGGCGTGCGGCTCGCAGAAGTACGCGACGGCGGTGGTCGGCTGCGGCGTGATCCTGCTCGTGGTGATCGCGCTGGCGCTGACGCAGTTTGGTCGCCGCAGCCACTACGACCTGGTGCTCAACCTGCACTGGGCCAGCCCCGTGGCGCGGCTGGGCGAACTGCAGGCCCTCCTGGACCGACATGCGTGGCGCGCGGTCTGCGCCCATCACCAGCCCACCCCCGACGGCTCCGGCATCGATCTCTCGTACCGGCTGCTCCTGCGCGATCCAGACCGGCGCGAGGAACTCCTGCGCGAGCTCGGCGCGCTGGCGGGCGTGTCGTGCCTCGCCAGCATCACCGCCCACGACGACTCGGAGATCTGA
- a CDS encoding lamin tail domain-containing protein, producing the protein MFSANSAWRACVRRLLARARSRLLLPVLLALVAGAAALRGAPVINELMYRPGTTYPENTGLEFIELYNPDATAVDLSGWAFTQGVSYTFPAGTTIAAKGYVVVAANVSSLQAATGLATVYGPWTGHLANNGETVALSKPGDTTGAWTVVDEVDYADEGDWATRTRDSLGGWSWVSRANSAGASLERRNPSLATTNGQNWGASTATGGSPGAANSLLSTNVAPVITDVKHSPAVPTSSSAVTISCSLADESAASALTATLWWRVATSTSPGSYAAVTMDHDGSGNFTAALPAMAAKTIVEFYISATDGTNTRTWPAPSSEGQNTNGTYQVDDEVVSSAAPVYRLVLTAAENAAFTSLASSNPNSDREFNVTLVVTRGIDTTIRYLCSMRIRGNSSRSYTFKPLHFKIPNDHKWDGVSSFNLNPKASYLQYLAMRLQTAAGLVAADVSPVELRRQGTESTVSSGATGDFGMWVRVEDFNGDYADNHFPLAQSVQLYRKTSTSSWAYTSSTAPTSPSATWSGWQKENNSAANDWSDVMAFTKTWQDTAAPYFNNATSGNVAAGTWNNTGFSDANVTTLSNVADLDYLARWMAVFTILLNNEPNLSTGEDDDYAAAFVNDGTTTRMVLLPHDMDTILGTGDGAVSATAVGLYDMTETDTVSRAGVGSVTLMKPLLPLMGNSSTTGNAAFRAKYYAAIRELYGTVFDADTSANAYPPFYQFVDNHLSGWASATVRSSIKSFMTQRQAYLLGLIGAAKTTPAAATSTATLAATSTPSLRLNEVLATNTKIALDGTYPDIIELHNAGTAAVSLAGRSLTDDPATPQKYVFPAGTTIAAGGYLVLYADTNTTGSGLHTGFALDAEGDVVQLYDSDGTTLLDTITFGYQISDYSISRTGSSADTWALTVPTAGAANGAAVTLGSPAAVKINEWAGRIGYRVDHDFVELYNPAATPVALAGVRLTDDAVNYPSRFAFPALSFIAPTGFVTLYGADITFALDADFDLLALLGANGTLIDQVDFAAQPAEYSTGRATDGGMTWASFAVPTPGISNATTLPSAYTDLLNNLRITELMYQPAAASSASDYEFIELKNIGATTLDLSGVRFTNGLDYTFASGTTLAAGAYVVVAKARSTFLTRYPGAAATLAAGSYDGALDNTGETIALTLPAPWYVHILKFRYETDWYAAASGGGCSIVVRDAAATAAEHWAKPSTWRVSSSVNGNPGGDDTGGFTVVADQSGTVTLDAGNATTLSVTATTSYATTYQWQMLVNGEWQDISGATAASLALLSAQAYQSSTYRCLVTANAQTIASDPVVVSVTAVVTTAGRLVNLSTRGWVGTGNQQLFPGFVISGTGAKPMLIRGVGPTLADLNVDNRLADPQLSLKRYESGAYADLLASDNWSDASNAGAIVTAAASVGAFSLHAGSTDAAILTDLSEGMYSAITRGASDGTGIALVEVYDTNSSASQPRLVNLSARGFAGTGSEVLIGGFVVSYGPKTLLIRAVGPRLTALGLPAAEVLADPQMAIYGKPSGSTTDQVLLTNDDWGSNAGAATTASTAAGLGAFELPAGSKDAAFVATFQPGSYTVLVSGVGGTTGIALLEIYVVE; encoded by the coding sequence ATGTTTTCTGCGAATTCCGCCTGGCGTGCCTGCGTGCGACGGCTCCTTGCGCGCGCCCGTTCCCGTCTGCTCCTGCCGGTCCTCCTGGCCCTCGTGGCCGGTGCCGCCGCGCTGCGCGGCGCCCCGGTGATCAACGAACTGATGTACCGGCCGGGCACCACGTATCCCGAGAACACCGGCCTCGAGTTCATCGAGCTGTACAACCCCGACGCCACCGCCGTCGACCTCTCGGGCTGGGCCTTCACCCAGGGCGTCAGCTACACCTTCCCCGCCGGCACCACGATTGCCGCCAAGGGCTACGTCGTCGTCGCCGCCAACGTCAGCTCGCTCCAGGCCGCCACCGGCCTCGCCACCGTCTACGGCCCCTGGACGGGCCACCTCGCCAACAACGGCGAAACCGTCGCCTTGTCCAAACCGGGTGACACCACCGGCGCGTGGACCGTGGTTGACGAGGTCGACTACGCCGACGAGGGCGACTGGGCCACGCGCACGCGCGACTCCCTGGGCGGCTGGTCGTGGGTGTCCCGCGCCAACAGCGCCGGCGCCTCGCTCGAGCGCCGCAACCCCTCCCTCGCCACGACCAACGGACAAAACTGGGGCGCATCGACTGCCACCGGCGGCTCGCCCGGCGCCGCGAACTCCCTCCTTTCCACCAACGTCGCCCCCGTGATCACCGACGTGAAGCACTCGCCGGCCGTGCCGACGAGCAGCAGCGCCGTAACCATCTCCTGCTCGCTGGCCGACGAATCCGCCGCCAGCGCGCTCACCGCCACGCTCTGGTGGCGCGTCGCCACCTCCACCAGCCCGGGCTCCTACGCCGCCGTCACGATGGACCACGACGGCTCGGGCAACTTCACCGCTGCGCTGCCCGCGATGGCGGCCAAGACGATCGTTGAGTTCTATATCTCGGCCACGGACGGCACCAACACCCGCACCTGGCCCGCGCCGTCGAGCGAGGGACAGAACACCAACGGCACATACCAGGTCGACGATGAGGTTGTGAGCTCCGCTGCGCCCGTCTACCGGCTCGTGCTGACCGCCGCCGAGAACGCCGCCTTCACCTCGCTCGCCTCCAGCAATCCCAACAGCGATCGCGAGTTCAACGTCACCCTGGTCGTCACCCGCGGCATCGACACCACGATCCGCTACCTCTGCTCCATGCGCATTCGGGGCAACAGCAGCCGCAGCTACACGTTCAAGCCGCTGCATTTCAAGATTCCGAATGACCACAAGTGGGACGGCGTCTCGAGCTTCAACCTGAACCCCAAGGCCTCCTACCTGCAGTATCTTGCCATGCGGCTGCAGACCGCGGCCGGACTCGTCGCCGCCGACGTCTCCCCGGTCGAGCTGCGCCGCCAGGGCACCGAGTCGACCGTGAGCAGCGGCGCCACGGGCGACTTCGGGATGTGGGTCCGCGTTGAGGACTTCAACGGCGACTATGCCGACAACCACTTCCCCCTCGCCCAGTCCGTGCAGCTCTACCGGAAGACCAGCACCTCCTCGTGGGCCTACACCTCGAGCACCGCGCCCACCAGCCCGAGCGCCACCTGGAGCGGCTGGCAAAAGGAGAACAACTCCGCCGCCAACGACTGGTCCGACGTGATGGCGTTCACCAAGACCTGGCAGGACACCGCCGCGCCGTATTTCAACAACGCCACCTCCGGCAACGTCGCGGCCGGCACCTGGAACAACACCGGGTTTTCCGACGCCAACGTGACCACGCTCTCCAACGTCGCCGACCTCGACTACCTCGCGCGCTGGATGGCCGTGTTCACCATCCTCCTCAACAACGAGCCCAACCTCTCCACCGGCGAGGACGACGACTACGCCGCCGCCTTCGTCAACGACGGCACGACCACCCGGATGGTGCTGCTGCCGCACGACATGGACACGATCCTCGGCACGGGCGACGGCGCGGTGAGCGCCACGGCCGTGGGGCTCTACGACATGACCGAGACCGACACGGTCAGCCGCGCCGGCGTAGGCTCGGTCACGCTGATGAAGCCGCTGCTGCCGCTGATGGGTAACAGCTCCACCACGGGCAACGCGGCGTTTCGCGCCAAGTACTACGCGGCGATCCGCGAGCTTTACGGGACGGTGTTCGATGCGGACACCTCCGCGAACGCGTACCCGCCCTTCTACCAGTTCGTGGACAACCACCTCTCCGGCTGGGCGTCCGCCACGGTGCGCAGCTCGATCAAGAGCTTCATGACGCAACGCCAGGCCTACCTGCTCGGGCTCATCGGGGCGGCGAAGACCACGCCGGCCGCGGCCACGAGCACGGCCACGCTCGCCGCGACGAGCACGCCCAGCCTGCGGCTCAACGAGGTCCTCGCGACCAATACCAAGATCGCGCTCGACGGCACCTATCCCGACATCATCGAGCTCCACAACGCGGGCACGGCCGCCGTGAGCCTCGCGGGCAGGAGCCTGACCGACGATCCCGCCACGCCGCAGAAATACGTGTTCCCCGCCGGCACCACGATCGCCGCCGGCGGTTACCTGGTGTTGTACGCCGACACCAACACGACCGGCTCCGGCCTGCACACGGGCTTCGCCCTCGATGCGGAGGGCGACGTCGTGCAGCTCTACGACAGCGACGGCACCACGCTCCTGGACACGATCACCTTCGGGTATCAGATCAGCGACTACTCGATCAGCCGCACGGGCAGCAGCGCCGACACGTGGGCGCTCACCGTGCCGACCGCGGGTGCGGCCAACGGCGCGGCGGTGACGCTCGGCAGTCCGGCCGCGGTGAAGATCAACGAGTGGGCGGGGCGCATCGGCTACCGCGTCGATCACGACTTCGTCGAACTCTACAATCCCGCCGCCACGCCGGTCGCGCTCGCGGGCGTGCGGCTGACGGACGATGCCGTGAACTACCCGAGCCGCTTCGCGTTCCCGGCGCTCAGCTTCATCGCGCCCACCGGCTTCGTCACGCTGTACGGCGCCGACATCACGTTCGCGCTCGACGCCGATTTCGACCTCCTCGCGCTGCTCGGGGCCAACGGCACGCTGATCGACCAGGTGGACTTCGCGGCCCAGCCCGCGGAGTACTCCACGGGCCGCGCAACGGACGGCGGCATGACGTGGGCCAGCTTCGCGGTGCCGACGCCCGGCATCTCCAACGCGACGACGCTGCCGTCGGCGTACACGGATCTGCTGAACAACCTCCGCATCACCGAGCTCATGTACCAGCCAGCCGCCGCCTCGAGCGCGAGCGACTACGAGTTCATCGAGCTGAAGAACATCGGCGCCACCACGCTCGATCTCAGCGGCGTGCGGTTCACCAACGGCCTGGACTACACCTTCGCGAGCGGCACGACCCTGGCTGCCGGCGCCTACGTCGTGGTGGCGAAGGCGCGCAGCACGTTCCTCACCCGCTACCCGGGGGCGGCGGCCACGCTTGCCGCGGGCTCCTATGACGGCGCGCTCGACAACACCGGGGAGACCATCGCACTGACGCTCCCCGCGCCGTGGTACGTCCATATCCTCAAGTTCCGTTACGAGACCGACTGGTATGCCGCCGCATCGGGCGGCGGCTGCTCCATCGTGGTGCGGGACGCTGCGGCGACGGCGGCCGAACACTGGGCCAAGCCGTCGACCTGGCGCGTCTCGAGTTCCGTGAACGGCAACCCCGGTGGGGACGACACCGGCGGATTCACCGTCGTGGCCGACCAGAGCGGCACGGTGACGCTCGACGCCGGCAACGCCACCACGCTCAGCGTGACCGCGACCACCAGCTACGCCACGACCTACCAGTGGCAGATGCTGGTGAACGGGGAGTGGCAGGACATCAGCGGCGCCACCGCCGCGTCGCTCGCGCTCCTCAGCGCCCAGGCGTATCAAAGTTCTACCTACCGGTGTCTCGTCACCGCCAATGCCCAGACGATCGCCAGCGATCCGGTGGTGGTGTCGGTCACCGCGGTGGTCACGACTGCGGGCCGGCTGGTGAACCTCTCGACCCGCGGCTGGGTGGGCACGGGCAACCAGCAGCTGTTTCCCGGCTTCGTGATTTCCGGCACCGGCGCGAAGCCGATGCTGATCCGCGGCGTGGGGCCGACGCTCGCCGACCTCAACGTCGACAACCGCCTCGCGGATCCGCAGCTCAGCCTCAAGCGGTATGAGTCCGGCGCCTATGCCGACCTGCTCGCGAGCGACAACTGGAGCGATGCGAGCAACGCCGGTGCGATCGTCACCGCGGCCGCGAGCGTCGGCGCATTCAGCCTGCACGCGGGCAGCACCGACGCCGCCATCCTCACCGACCTCAGCGAAGGCATGTATTCGGCGATCACGCGCGGCGCCAGCGACGGCACCGGCATCGCGCTCGTCGAGGTGTACGACACGAACTCCAGCGCCTCGCAGCCGCGCCTGGTGAACCTCTCGGCGCGCGGCTTCGCCGGCACGGGCAGCGAAGTCCTGATCGGCGGGTTCGTGGTCTCGTACGGCCCCAAGACGCTCCTGATCCGGGCGGTCGGGCCGCGGCTCACCGCGCTCGGGCTCCCGGCCGCCGAGGTGTTGGCGGATCCGCAGATGGCGATCTACGGCAAACCCTCCGGCTCGACGACGGATCAAGTGCTGCTGACAAATGACGACTGGGGCAGCAACGCCGGCGCGGCGACCACGGCGTCCACGGCTGCGGGCCTGGGCGCGTTCGAACTGCCTGCCGGCAGCAAGGACGCGGCGTTCGTCGCGACCTTCCAGCCGGGTTCCTACACGGTCCTGGTTTCCGGCGTGGGCGGCACCACCGGCATCGCGCTCCTCGAAATCTACGTGGTGGAGTGA
- a CDS encoding efflux RND transporter periplasmic adaptor subunit: protein MIKRLVPWIAFLLLAGGALLWWRRSTGAATASLVFRTATVQRGDVTQTVTGSGSLSALITVDVGSQVSGNIAKLYVDYNDTVKAGQLLAEIEPTTYEAKVFQAEADLLSAQAALDLKQLAVRRASELLGRKLLSQSDYDDAAAALRQQEASFKKATAAMKSAKTDLDRCKIYSPVDGVVLKRTVSAGQTVQSNYNVATLFTIARDLRQMEIEAAISEADIGGVEAGQAVTFTVDAFPGRSFQAKVRQIRNNSTVSNNVVTYPTIISVDNADLKLRPGMTANVVIATARRSHVLRVPNAALRFKPPEGASVLAAAEANGPDGAGGPPAFDRLPDEIKQRMLADFDKNGDGRLDADEQKTMQATLRNRRAAAQGSAGGFGPPDGGMGGPPPGGGGPAGGGAGGGSGGSARVVRAAGSAVDHSQPVTVYVVQGTPDAAGRASGALQPRPVFVGVSDSTYTEILSGIEEGAVLASGTLSAQQLATTPAKTGTNNLFGPPRPPGARK from the coding sequence ATGATCAAGCGACTCGTTCCGTGGATCGCGTTCCTGCTGCTGGCCGGGGGCGCGCTGCTGTGGTGGCGCCGTTCCACCGGCGCCGCGACCGCCTCCCTGGTGTTTCGAACCGCCACGGTGCAGCGCGGGGATGTGACGCAGACCGTCACGGGCAGCGGCTCGCTTTCGGCGCTCATCACCGTCGATGTCGGCAGCCAGGTGTCGGGCAACATCGCGAAGCTGTATGTGGATTACAATGACACGGTGAAGGCCGGCCAGCTCCTGGCGGAGATCGAGCCGACGACCTATGAGGCCAAGGTTTTCCAGGCGGAGGCGGACCTGCTGTCGGCGCAGGCCGCCCTCGATCTCAAGCAGCTTGCCGTGCGCCGCGCCAGCGAGCTGCTGGGCCGGAAGCTGCTCTCGCAGTCGGACTACGACGACGCCGCGGCCGCGCTGCGCCAGCAGGAGGCCTCGTTCAAGAAGGCGACGGCGGCGATGAAGAGCGCCAAGACCGACCTCGACCGCTGCAAGATCTACTCCCCCGTGGACGGCGTCGTGCTGAAGCGCACGGTGTCCGCCGGCCAGACCGTGCAGTCGAACTACAACGTTGCCACCCTCTTCACGATCGCGCGCGACCTGCGGCAGATGGAAATCGAGGCGGCGATCTCGGAGGCGGACATCGGCGGCGTGGAGGCCGGGCAGGCGGTGACCTTCACGGTCGACGCGTTTCCCGGGCGCTCCTTCCAGGCGAAGGTGCGGCAGATCCGCAACAACTCCACCGTCTCGAACAACGTCGTCACGTACCCGACCATCATTTCGGTGGACAACGCGGACCTGAAGCTGCGGCCCGGGATGACGGCGAACGTCGTCATCGCGACGGCTCGTCGCAGCCACGTCCTGCGCGTGCCCAATGCCGCGTTGCGCTTCAAGCCGCCGGAGGGGGCGTCCGTGCTCGCGGCGGCGGAGGCGAATGGCCCGGACGGCGCCGGCGGGCCGCCGGCCTTCGACCGCCTGCCGGACGAGATCAAGCAGCGCATGCTGGCCGACTTTGACAAAAACGGCGACGGCCGCCTCGACGCCGACGAGCAGAAGACGATGCAGGCGACGCTGCGCAACCGGCGCGCCGCGGCCCAGGGCAGCGCGGGTGGGTTCGGCCCGCCCGATGGCGGCATGGGCGGCCCGCCTCCGGGGGGCGGTGGTCCGGCCGGGGGCGGCGCCGGCGGCGGATCGGGCGGCAGCGCCCGCGTGGTGCGCGCCGCCGGCTCGGCCGTCGACCACTCGCAGCCCGTCACCGTGTACGTCGTGCAAGGCACACCCGATGCCGCAGGACGAGCCAGCGGTGCGCTGCAGCCGAGGCCGGTCTTTGTCGGCGTAAGCGACAGCACGTACACCGAGATTCTCTCCGGGATCGAGGAGGGTGCTGTCCTCGCCAGCGGCACGCTGTCCGCGCAGCAGCTCGCGACGACGCCGGCGAAGACCGGCACGAACAACCTCTTTGGTCCGCCGCGCCCGCCCGGCGCGCGCAAGTGA